AAGGCATTTTTTGCGCCATTGTTTATACTTCGATATGTTAAAAATTTAACGTCAAAATAACTGGAAGCATTTTTCACCGAGGGCGCAAGACCCGAGAAATATAAAAAAAGATTCGTTAATTTCATAAATTTATTATTTCTGCTTGTTATTAGAAGCGGGGGAGATGTTGCTATGCCCGATTTTAGCCAACGTCGCCACCCTTTGGAATTAATGGATTAATTACTCAGCGCTTTTCTGGCGCGGGTTTGAGAAAGAAAGGCCAGTTCGGTCCCATTAGCCAGCGCGGGAATTTGCAGGTTTCACGCCTATCCCAAGCGTACGCAGACCGAATGAGTCTTTTAGAAAAATAAAATTATTATTTTGTTACATTATTATTGAAGAGCTGACTATGTCGTTAATGCTGAGCGTGATCGTCCCGATGCACAATGCGGGGGAATTATTGGAGCCTTTCCTGGCCTCGCTGTTGGCCCAGCGCGAGCAACGGTTGGAGGTGATCATCGTCAACGATGGTTCCACTGACGGTTCAGGAGAGATCGCGCACCGTTACGCGGCGGTACATCCGCATATTCGTGTGATCGATCAGGCCAATGCCGGTGTTTCTAACGCGCGTAATGCCGGGCTTGCCATTGCCCAAGGCAAATATGTGGCGTTTCCCGATGCCGACGACTTGCTGGCGCCGGAGATGTATTCCACGCTGCTGGAACAGGCGGAAAAACACCAATTAGACGTGATGCAATGTAATGGCGAGCGCTATTTCACCAGCCAAGATGAATTGCAGCCGATTTTTCCCGAGGCGCGTTTGCGTACCACCGATGTTATCAGTGGCGTGCAGTGGTTTGAACGTGCGCTGAAATCGCGAAAGTTTATTCACGTTGTATGGCTGGCAATATATCGCCTCGACTTTATTCGCCAGCATCGGCTTTATTTCGAGCCGGGGTTACATCACCAGGATATTCCCTGGACGACAGAAGTCATGTTTAATGCCAAACGGGTCAAATATTTAAGTACGCCGCTGTACCGTCAACGGGTGCACGACAAGTCGATCAGTAATCGTCGGCGCATCGGTAAGGCGAACGTGGAGTATCAACGCCACTATATGAAAATCGTCGAAATGCTGGAGCGGCTCAACCAGCGCTATGCGGGCACTATCGTCATTCGTCCGGCTTTCCATTGGCAAATCACCCGCGAAGCGCTGGGCATTTGCCACAGCATTCGTCGCGAACCGGAACCGGCTGCTCAGAGTCAGATCACCGAAGAGTTCTATCAGCGCGGTATCGACAGAGCGATGTTCGCCAATGCGCGCGGCCTGAAGCAGGGGTGGCATGTCATGCTGTGGCGGCATCGCCTGAAGCAGTGGCGCAACGATAACGGCTGTTCGCAACCGGCCTGACGCACCAGACGTTGGGATCCGCCGCTTTAGCGCGTATACTCCTTCTCCCTTTTGCCGGAGAGAACGACACATGCATGCAGGTATGCCATTACTGAATCACGCGGAGCAGCAGGAAGCGGCGGATCGCATCCATCAACTGATGGAGCAGGGCATGAGCAGCGGTGAGGCCATTGCTCGCGTTGCGCAGGAAATTCGCGAGAAGCATCAGGGTGCTCAGGTTGCGGTATTGTTCGATGACGAAGACGAGCAACATGAGGCCGCACCGGAGGCGTCGCGGGATGACGATGCTGAAGAAGACGAAGACTATTGACGTTATCGGGGCCGCGCAAGCGGCCCCGTGAGTATCAGCCGTTGACCGTCACGGCGGCGGCGGCTTGTTTCGCTTGCTCCACCGCCAGTTCCGTCGTGTTGGCCGTCGCCAGCGCTACGCCCAGACGACGTTGCCCGGCGATCTCCGGTTTGCCGAACAGGCGCAGCTGGTTGTGCCCGCGCAGCGCATTTTCCAGTCCGCTGAAACGCACATCGCTGCTGGTGAGCTGCGGCAGGATCACCGCCGAAGCGGAAGGGCCGAACTGGCGGATGGCGCCAATCGGCAACCCGAGAAACGCGCGAACGTGCAGGGCGAACTCGGACAGATCCTGTGAGATCAACGTAACCATGCCGGTATCGTGCGGCCGCGGAGACACTTCGCTGAAGATCACATCGTCGCCGCAGACGAACAGCTCCACGCCGAACAGGCCGAATCCGCCCAGGGCTTTCACCACCTTCTCCGCAATAGCCTGAGCACGGCTCAACGCCGTGGCTGACATGCGCTGCGGTTGCCAGGATTCGCGATAATCTCCGTCTTCCTGACGATGGCCGATCGGCTCGCAGAAATGTACGCCGTCCACGGCGCTGATGGTCAGCAACGTAATTTCAAAATCAAATCTTACCAACCCTTCGACGATCACCCGGCCGCCGCCGGCACGTCCACCCTGTTGCGCGTAATCCCAGGCGCTTTGCAGCTGCTCAGGCGCGCGGATCAGGCTTTGTCCTTTGCCGGAAGAACTCATCACCGGTTTGACGATGCACGGATAGCCGATGTGCTCGACCGCCTGCCGGAAAGCCGCTTCGCTGTCGGCAAAGCGATAGCTGGAGGTAGGCAGGCCAAGTTCTTCCGCCGCCAGACGGCGGATGCCTTCGCGGTTCATGGTCAGGCGCGTGGCTTCGGCGCAGGGCACCACGCGTTGGCCCTGACGTTCAAGTTCCACCAGCATGGCGGTGGCGATCGCTTCGATTTCGGGAACGATATAGTCCGGCCGCTCTTGTTCGATAACGGCTTTCAACGCGTCACCGTCCAGCATATTGATGACGTGACTGCGGTGCGCCACATGCATGGCGGGGGCGTCGGCATAGCGATCGACGGCGATCACTTCCAGACCGAGGCGCTGGCATTCAATGGCGACTTCTTTACCCAGCTCCCCGGAGCCGAGCAACATAACGCGGGTGGCGGAAGGGCGCAGGCCGGTTCCAATCGTTAACATAGTTTCGTACCTGGATTGGTGAAAGTAAGCGGATTGATGATCGGCGGGCAGTATATACGAAAACGATTGCGTTCACAGCCGCCGCGCCAGGTTTGTTGCTAACTTACTGTTTTTATAACAAGCAGAAATATTTGCCCTGCCTGGGCGATTGTGCGTTAATAAGCGACGGCGAAAGAAGGCCTATATATAGCAAGGTTTTCGCGTCTCGTGCCGTCAAGGCAGGTTTATCAAGTAAAGGAAACACAAATGAGCAAGATCACTGGTCACGTTAAATGGTTCAACGAAAGCAAAGGTTTCGGCTTCATCACGCCTGCCGACGGCTCTAAAGACGTTTTCGTTCATTTTTCCGCTATCGTTAGCGATGGTTTCAAGACTCTGGCTGAAGGCCAGCAGGTTGAATTCTCCATCCAGGACAGCCAACGTGGCCCAGCCGCAGCCAACGTCGTTGCGATTTAACGACTGAGCCGCCAAGAAACCCGCCGCCGGCGGGTTTTTTTATGCCCGCTGCCCGTAACGCCGCCCATCTCTGTTATCATTTACCGCTGATTCGGCGCCAACCTGCGGGCGCGCCGCCATTCCATTCGTCATATAAGAGTTATCGCCGTGAGCACAGTTTCTTTTTCTTCCCTGCCTCTGCCAGCCGAACAGTTGGCCAACCTCAACGAACTGGGGTACGCCAAAATGACGCCGGTGCAGGCCGCCGCGTTGCCCGCTATCCTGCAAGGGCGAGACGTGCGCGCCAAGGCGAAAACCGGCAGCGGCAAAACGGCGGCATTCGGCATTGGCTTGCTGAATAACATCGTCGTTACTCAGGTTGCCACGCAGGCGCTGGTGCTCTGTCCCACTCGCGAGTTGGCCGATCAGGTGAGCAAAGAGCTGCGTCGCCTGGCGCGTTTCACGCAAAACATCAAAATTCTGACGCTGTGCGGTGGCCAACCGATGGGGCCGCAGCTCGACTCGCTGGTGCACGCGCCACACATCGTGGTGGGGACGCCGGGGCGCATTCAGGAGCATCTGCGCAAGAAAACGCTGCTGCTGGACGAGCTGAAGGTGTTGGTGCTGGATGAGGCCGACCGCATGTTGGATATGGGTTTCGCTGACGATATCGACGATGTGATCAGCTACACGCCGCCGCAGCGTCAGACGCTGTTGTTTTCCGCCACTTATCCGGCGGGCATCGAACGCATCAGCGAGCGTGTTCAGCGTCAGCCGCTGAGCGTCGAAGTGGACGATGACGAAGCGCAGACCGCTATCGAACAACGCTTTTATGAGACTACGCGCGAGCAGCGTCCGGCGCTCCTGGTGTCGGCCATTCGCTACCATCAACCCGCGTCCTGCGTGGTGTTCTGCAATACCAAGCGCGATTGTCAGACAGTGCTTGAGGCCCTGGAGGCCCGCGGCATCAGCGCGCTGGCGCTGCATGGCGATCTGGAGCAGCGCGACCGCGATCAGGTGTTGGTGCGCTTCGCCAATCGCAGTTGCCGAGTGTTGGTGGCGACCGACGTCGCCGCTCGCGGGCTGGACATCAAAGAGCTGGAGCTGGTGGTTAACTACGAACTGGCGTTCGATCCCGAAGTGCATGTGCACCGTATCGGCCGCACCGGCCGCGCCGGCATGAGCGGGCTGGCGATCAGCCTGTGCACGCCGCAGGAGATGGCGCGGGCGCATGCGATTGAAGACTACCTGCAGATGACCGTCGATTGGGCGCCGGTGTCCGAGCTGAGCGGGGCGGCCAACGGCTCGCTGGAGGCAGAGATGGTGACGCTGTGCATCGACGGCGGCCGCAAGGCGAAGATCCGTCCCGGCGATATCCTTGGCGCGCTGACCGGCGATGCCGGGCTGACGGCGGCGGAAGTGGGCAAGATCGACATGTTCCCGGTGCATGCCTACGTCGCGATCCGTAAAGCCAGCGCGCGCAAGGCGTTGCAACAGCTGCAACAGGGCAAAATCAAAGGCAAGAGCTGCAAGGTGCGGCTGCTGAAATAAGCCGAAGGCGGGCGGCGGTTTGCCCTCCCGCCATTATCTATTTATACTGTATGTAATTACAGTTATTTGAGTATTTGAGGACGCACGCATGGCGGTTGAAGTTAAATATGTGGTGGTGAGAAACGGTGAGGAAAAAATGACTTTCGCGAGCAAGAAAGAAGCCGACGCCTACGACAAAATGCTGGATCTGGCGGATAACCTCGGAGAGTGGCTGCAACAGGCGCCGCTGAACCTGGACGACGAACAGCGCGAAGGGCTGAGCTTCTTCCTGGCAGAGAATAAAGATGCGCTGGGTCTGATTCTGCGCGGCGCTTCACCGGCGGAAACCCTCAAGAAACCGGCGGAAGCGAAAGCGAAAAAAGCGGCCTCTAACTCAAAAGAGGGATCTGCGTCAGAAAAGCAAGCGGCATAATGACTTATGTTGCGGTGTTGTGATGAAAAAGGATCTAAAATGAGCCGTGAAATAACTTTCTTCAGCCGCTTTGAGCAAGATATTCTGGCCGGGCGCAAAACCATCACCATTCGGGATGCCAGTGAGTCGCACTTCGAACCGGGCGAGGTATTGCGCGTAAGCCGCAATGAAGACGGCGTATTTTTCTGCTTTATCGAAGTGCTGTCGGTAACGCCGGTGCGCCTGGACGCGCTGACTGAACGCCACGCACAGCAGGAGAACATGTCGCTCGGCGAACTGAAGCAGGTGATCAAGGAAATCTATCCGGGCCTGGATTCGCTGTTTGTCATCGAGTTCGTCAAACGGTAAACCCTTTGCCGAAACCCTGTTGTGAGCCAGGGATGGGCGCCCGGATAGCGCTAATCACAACGGGAGGAGATATGAAAAAAACGGGTTTGGCTATCGCCTTGTTGGCCATGATGGGAGCATCGACTGCGGTGTGGGCGCAGGATCACGAGCAGCGCGCCGCCAAGGTGGGGCAGTGTGCGGGTCTGCAGCCGGCGGATATCGCCGCCCAGGTCAAGCGCGACTTCTTGCAGAACCGCATCACGCGCTGGGAATCGGACAAAAAGCTGCTGGGCACCGCCACCCCGATCGCCTGGGTCAGCCCGGATGCCATCACCGGCAAGGATCAGGTATGGCAGGTGCCGTTGACGGTGCGTGGCACCAAGGCAGATAAAACCTACAACGTGACGCTCAACTGCAACACCGGCGAGATCGCCTACAGCGCGCCGCAGTAACGCTTTTTTGGCAATAAAAAGCCCGCCTGGCGGCGGGCTTGATGTCCCCAGACGGCGTCAGTCGCTGAACGGTATCACCAACTCACCCGGTTTCACTTCCAATCCCTTCGCCAGTTTTTTCGCCAGCGCTTCGGTTTTGCTGTTGTCAGGATTCAGCACATAAGCCGGTTTTTGGTCGAAGTAAGACTTCAGTGACTGGTTCAGATATGGCGTCAGCGCTTTCATCACCGTCTGCATTTTTTCCGGCTGCACGCTGTAATCGGTCAGTTCCATGTCTTTCAGGTAAATGGCGCCCTGTGCGCGGTCGTAAACCGGCTGCGCTTTCAGCGTCAGCTTCAGATCCGCGGTCTGCGGGCCGAGAATCGACGTGATGTTGACCTTGGCGTCGCCGGAAAGGGTGACTTTTCCCGGCTCGCTGCGGCCGATCTGGCTTTGCAGCTGCGTCAGCACGATGTTGGCGTCCACCAGGCCGGGCACGCCGATCTGCTTCTGATAGTCGTTATGTTTCTGCAGGTAATCATTCACTTCCTGCTCGCTCAGGGTGTACTGGGTCAGTTGATTGCAACCGGCCAATACGCCGGCGAACAGCAGGGCGGCTGCGCCCATCAGGATCTTCTTCATTAATGCCTCATTGCGACTGCTGGCGAAAAGTGCTGCAGATAATTGATTAATCATTATAAACGTTCCGCCTGCGCGTGAAAACGGCAGGCGGTGATGTGCAGAGGATAGTGCGCGCAAAAGCGGGCGACACCTATCGGATAACGCCGAAAGCGTCAGCTCCGCAATCGCAGCGCCAGGAGGATCACGCCGGCCAGGCAGGCCGCGGCCCCCAACAGCGGGAACAGCGGAATGCCCCACAACTGCAGTGAGGAGTGCATCAGATAAGGCGCCAGGCCCAGGGCGAAAGCGGCGGTGACAATGGCGATAGCCAGGGTGACGGCGGCGCGTTCCAGCGCTTTGCTCAACTGGCCGAGATTACTGACGTTGATATCGGCATTGAGCTGCCCGCGTTTTAGGCGGCGCACCAACAGCCGCAGGGTTTGCGGCAGTTCTTCCCCGGCGTCGAGCGCTTCCCCGCCCAGGGCCAACAACCGCTGGCGCACGGCGTCAGGGGCATAGCGTTGCAGCACCGTTTGTTGCAGCATCGGTTTGAGCGTGGCGACGATGTCAAAGGCTGGATCCAATCGGTGCAGCACGCCGTCGGCGGTGATTAACGCCTTGAACAGCAGCACCAGATCGGGCGGCAGCGCCAACTGGTGTTCACGCGCCATCACCAGCAGGTCGGTCAGAGCCTTGCCCAACGTCAGGGTGGCGGCGGCCTGTTTGTCGAGAAAGTTTTGCGCCGCCAGCTCCAGATCCATCAGATCCAGCGGTTCGCTGTCCGACCAGGCGATCAGCGTGTTGACGATGCCTTCGGACTGACGATCGGCGATGGCCTGCAGCAGCAGAAGCAACTGATTGCGCCGCCGCTCAGACAGTTGGCCCACCATGCCGAAGTCGATAAAGCCGACGCGGTCACCGCTCAGCGCCATGACGTTGCCGGGGTGAGGATCGGCGTGATACAACCGATGCTCCAGCACCATGCTCATAAAGGCGCGCGCGCCGCGTTGCGCCAGCAGCGGGCCGTCAAAGCCCGCCGCCGCCAATTGCTGAGGGTTCTCCGGCGCGGTGCCGGGCAAGTACTCCTGCACTAACAGACGTGGAGACGACCATTGCCAATAGATTTTTGGCACGACCACATCGGGTTCATGCGCGAACATCCCGGCGACGCGATCGCAGTTATGCCCTTCGTGAGTTAAATCCAGCTCATGATTGAGCGCCGTCGCCAGCGCTCTGACCATCTGCCGCGGCCGATAGCGTGCCAGCGTGGGGCTCTGCTGCTCCACGGTTTCCGCCAGCGAGGCCAGCAGCCGCAGATCGGCGTGGATGGTTTTCGCCAAACCGGGCCGCAGCACTTTCACCACTACCTGTTCGCCGCTGTGCAAGCGGGCGCGGTAAATTTGCGCCATCGACGCCGCGGCCAGCGGCGTGCGATCGAATTCGGCGAACAGCCGCTCGGGCTCAT
Above is a window of Serratia nematodiphila DZ0503SBS1 DNA encoding:
- a CDS encoding glycosyltransferase; protein product: MSLMLSVIVPMHNAGELLEPFLASLLAQREQRLEVIIVNDGSTDGSGEIAHRYAAVHPHIRVIDQANAGVSNARNAGLAIAQGKYVAFPDADDLLAPEMYSTLLEQAEKHQLDVMQCNGERYFTSQDELQPIFPEARLRTTDVISGVQWFERALKSRKFIHVVWLAIYRLDFIRQHRLYFEPGLHHQDIPWTTEVMFNAKRVKYLSTPLYRQRVHDKSISNRRRIGKANVEYQRHYMKIVEMLERLNQRYAGTIVIRPAFHWQITREALGICHSIRREPEPAAQSQITEEFYQRGIDRAMFANARGLKQGWHVMLWRHRLKQWRNDNGCSQPA
- a CDS encoding YoaH family protein; protein product: MHAGMPLLNHAEQQEAADRIHQLMEQGMSSGEAIARVAQEIREKHQGAQVAVLFDDEDEQHEAAPEASRDDDAEEDEDY
- the purT gene encoding formate-dependent phosphoribosylglycinamide formyltransferase: MLTIGTGLRPSATRVMLLGSGELGKEVAIECQRLGLEVIAVDRYADAPAMHVAHRSHVINMLDGDALKAVIEQERPDYIVPEIEAIATAMLVELERQGQRVVPCAEATRLTMNREGIRRLAAEELGLPTSSYRFADSEAAFRQAVEHIGYPCIVKPVMSSSGKGQSLIRAPEQLQSAWDYAQQGGRAGGGRVIVEGLVRFDFEITLLTISAVDGVHFCEPIGHRQEDGDYRESWQPQRMSATALSRAQAIAEKVVKALGGFGLFGVELFVCGDDVIFSEVSPRPHDTGMVTLISQDLSEFALHVRAFLGLPIGAIRQFGPSASAVILPQLTSSDVRFSGLENALRGHNQLRLFGKPEIAGQRRLGVALATANTTELAVEQAKQAAAAVTVNG
- the cspE gene encoding transcription antiterminator/RNA stability regulator CspE, whose amino-acid sequence is MSKITGHVKWFNESKGFGFITPADGSKDVFVHFSAIVSDGFKTLAEGQQVEFSIQDSQRGPAAANVVAI
- the dbpA gene encoding ATP-dependent RNA helicase DbpA, whose protein sequence is MSTVSFSSLPLPAEQLANLNELGYAKMTPVQAAALPAILQGRDVRAKAKTGSGKTAAFGIGLLNNIVVTQVATQALVLCPTRELADQVSKELRRLARFTQNIKILTLCGGQPMGPQLDSLVHAPHIVVGTPGRIQEHLRKKTLLLDELKVLVLDEADRMLDMGFADDIDDVISYTPPQRQTLLFSATYPAGIERISERVQRQPLSVEVDDDEAQTAIEQRFYETTREQRPALLVSAIRYHQPASCVVFCNTKRDCQTVLEALEARGISALALHGDLEQRDRDQVLVRFANRSCRVLVATDVAARGLDIKELELVVNYELAFDPEVHVHRIGRTGRAGMSGLAISLCTPQEMARAHAIEDYLQMTVDWAPVSELSGAANGSLEAEMVTLCIDGGRKAKIRPGDILGALTGDAGLTAAEVGKIDMFPVHAYVAIRKASARKALQQLQQGKIKGKSCKVRLLK
- a CDS encoding YebG family protein, giving the protein MAVEVKYVVVRNGEEKMTFASKKEADAYDKMLDLADNLGEWLQQAPLNLDDEQREGLSFFLAENKDALGLILRGASPAETLKKPAEAKAKKAASNSKEGSASEKQAA
- the yqfB gene encoding N(4)-acetylcytidine aminohydrolase, translated to MSREITFFSRFEQDILAGRKTITIRDASESHFEPGEVLRVSRNEDGVFFCFIEVLSVTPVRLDALTERHAQQENMSLGELKQVIKEIYPGLDSLFVIEFVKR
- the yebF gene encoding protein YebF, whose protein sequence is MKKTGLAIALLAMMGASTAVWAQDHEQRAAKVGQCAGLQPADIAAQVKRDFLQNRITRWESDKKLLGTATPIAWVSPDAITGKDQVWQVPLTVRGTKADKTYNVTLNCNTGEIAYSAPQ
- a CDS encoding lipoprotein, translated to MKKILMGAAALLFAGVLAGCNQLTQYTLSEQEVNDYLQKHNDYQKQIGVPGLVDANIVLTQLQSQIGRSEPGKVTLSGDAKVNITSILGPQTADLKLTLKAQPVYDRAQGAIYLKDMELTDYSVQPEKMQTVMKALTPYLNQSLKSYFDQKPAYVLNPDNSKTEALAKKLAKGLEVKPGELVIPFSD
- a CDS encoding ABC1 kinase family protein produces the protein MLKMVLATARDRARLKEITSVLIRYGLQDVLRLLGLGALLRGARAGSAQQDAQTLPERLREALEALGPTFVKFGQILATRSDLLDPAWTDELDRLHSQAAVLPWKTLAPQIVADLGDEPERLFAEFDRTPLAAASMAQIYRARLHSGEQVVVKVLRPGLAKTIHADLRLLASLAETVEQQSPTLARYRPRQMVRALATALNHELDLTHEGHNCDRVAGMFAHEPDVVVPKIYWQWSSPRLLVQEYLPGTAPENPQQLAAAGFDGPLLAQRGARAFMSMVLEHRLYHADPHPGNVMALSGDRVGFIDFGMVGQLSERRRNQLLLLLQAIADRQSEGIVNTLIAWSDSEPLDLMDLELAAQNFLDKQAAATLTLGKALTDLLVMAREHQLALPPDLVLLFKALITADGVLHRLDPAFDIVATLKPMLQQTVLQRYAPDAVRQRLLALGGEALDAGEELPQTLRLLVRRLKRGQLNADINVSNLGQLSKALERAAVTLAIAIVTAAFALGLAPYLMHSSLQLWGIPLFPLLGAAACLAGVILLALRLRS